A region of the Passer domesticus isolate bPasDom1 chromosome Z, bPasDom1.hap1, whole genome shotgun sequence genome:
CCCTGGAAAGGTGAAGGAGTAACTAATCCTGGAAACTGTTCCATACAAATGGAGAAGTTGATTGGGAGTAATGGTTAACCTACCTGATGCCCATGCTAGGACAGGCAGATTGATGGAAATGGGTGGAGCAATGGATGATGCCCACCGCAGCTTTACCCAAGCCTTTGAGACACTCAAAGCCTACAGCATCCTTAAACACAAACTGCCAAAATGCCCAGACAGGAAGGCTGAAAAACGGATGAGGACTGTCATCAGTggcacaaagcagagctggaggcaagTCGCGTCTGCTCTGacgcccaggggctgctcctggggcagataCTCTTTGATGTCTTCATTCACGGCCGGCCTGGAGGAGCAGTTTACCCTCAGCAAGCCTGCAAACAAAACAGAGccggcaggagcaggggataGCCCAAATGCTTGTGACATTCAGAGGGACCTCGGCAGGCTGAAGAATTGGCCTGAGGGGAATCTGATGGAGTTCATGGAAGAGAAACGAGAAGtcttggagctgagcagggataACCGCAGGCAtcaagagctgcaggaagctgaCTGCCTGGGAAGCAGCTTCTTTATCTTCCTTGCCTTGCTGGTTCGGGGCGTGCTGCaaagcaaaggcaggaggaCGATGGCAGCCAGAGGCAGAGGGGGTTTGCAGCTGgccgtgccgtgcggagcccggccagcgccgggagccgccccgcccgcgctgtgcccgcggccccggctctgccgcgctcgtccccgccaagtccggcccgcgccggggccgcgctgggcGCGAGCGCAGCGCCCCCCTCCGGCCGCGCGCCGCCGGCGCAGCCGCGGCCGTTGCGCCGCGGGCGTTGCGGCCACAGGCGGCGATCGGAGCCATGGcggagctgccgctgcccgccgggctcAGCGCCAGCGCCTTCCCCGCCAAGCTGTGGCGCCTGGTGAACAGCCCCCGCGTCCGCTCCGTGCGCTGGGACAGCCGCACCCAGGGGCTGCTCGTCGACCGCTCGCTCTTCGagcgggagctgctcagcccaggccccgcccccggggGCGGTGGTGCTggggcggggccggtgccgcgCCCCTTCAGGGCCACGCAGTTCAGCAGCTTTGTCCGGCAGCTCTACCGCTACGGCTTCCGCAGGGTGCCGGGCTGGCTCGGCGCGGCTGCGCCGGGCGATGCCGGGGGCTGGCTGCActtcagcagcccctgcttccgCCGCGACCGCCCCGACCTTCTGCTCCGCCTCCGGCGCCGGAGCGCGGCCGacaggcggcggccggcggcgggccgggagggcCGCAGGCGCCCGCCCTGCGGCTCCCGGCAGCTCCCCGGGGCGCGGCCGCTGCCGGACGGGCGGCACGGGCGCGGCCGCTTCCAgccgctgccccgggagcggccgccgctgccccccGGGCGCCCGCCCAgcggcttcctgctgctgcagcgggagcggacgctgccggacgggcgggagctgcgcagcccccggcccggccgcctccagcagcgccccggggagcggccgctgctcGCCCGGCGCCCGCCCTGCAGCTTCCACCTGCTGCACCGCGACCGGCCGGTGCCGGCCCGGCGGGAGGGGCCGAGCCGCTTCCAGGAGCTGtacggggagcggccgccgcccgcccagCGGGAGGTGCTGGCGATCCCGCCCTGCGAACTGTTCGGGCTCCACGGggagccgctgctgccgctcggGCGGGAGGGACCCCCCAGCCGCTTGCAGGAGCTGTACGGGGGGCAGCTGCCTCCTCTCGACCGGGAGGTgctccggctccagccctgcagcttccagcagctgcacagggagcagcagcccccggCCTTCGACCCACGAGGTAGGAAACCTTGCTTTTCCAAAAGGTCAGGAAAAGTGACCGCTTAAGTGTTTTTCCACGAGGCTCTGTCATTCTCGGTCAGAAATTGTCAAGCCTATTAGGAAGCGGCACCTCGAAGGCTGCCAAAAAATTCTctgcctgcttttcctgcatgCTTCCTGTGATGGTTAATCCAAGGCAGCAGTAGAGATCTGTGTCCCAGAGCCACATTGTGGAGCCTGACCAACGtgtttggattcttgcagccACCCCGGGCACTTCTGCACCCAGcgctccagctggcagtgctgcttgtGCAGCATCGACGgcctccagctcaggacacaacgcacctggggcagagggatggCCACCAGCAGATCTCGGCCTTGCCATAGAGAAAATGATCCGGGAGATCAGGAGATCCCTGCCCGAAAGgtctccctctgctcaggtaaCTCCATTGGATGGGTAGCAAAGGGGCTGGACTGTGAGCTTTTGATCATTGTTACATAGCTGAGAAGCAAAGGCTTCTTTAATTGAACTTACTTTGTTATTACTTAGTTATTTAATAGTTCTTGGTAAAGAAAGATTTgtaaaagaagaggaaatgaaaCAGTCTCCCCCCCCTTAGTGAGGATGAGCGTTGTGAGCCTGTGTTGGCCAAGTTTGAGTGCtccttttcctgggaagaatccTTCCTACCGGGGCATTTGCGGTGATGGTTTGCAGGATTTTTGtttgctgggaaggaagagaagagtGTTTAGAGAATTGCCACTGAAGGCCAAGTGTCCCGTGCAGGGAGGGACATGCCAGAGGtgcctgttccagcagcagatgtgggctgtgcctcttttgggtgggaaggccaaggcaaagcagggctgggctgcagctgctgctgctgctgtgtgagccctgccgggcGTGTGGGCGCTCCCAGAgccgtgtgtggggctgggctggagctgcagctctctgtcctTGTGCAGATTATTCTACGTGTTGGCCAAAGAATGTCTCTCTGTCTGTTCATGTGCTGACCCAGTGCCTGCAGTACATTTATGATCAAGGCAGGGCAGACTCAAGGAGGggagtgggattttttggatttCCCACTATCATATTCTCAAGTGGGACgtcttttgtcttctgtaaactCATACATAGCagctttcagaagcattttattCCATAACAAAAGGAAACATTGCAGGTTTGGAACCATCTTGAGAATCTTTAGGATTGTGATGGACGGGCTATTGCAGAAGAGATGAATGTTCTGGAACTGGTCCTAGTGAGAATATCTGTCTACCCAAAGGGCATTTGCAGGTGCTGCATTGTGGACATTGACTTCCTCGGTGGAATAGAAACAGTATTTGATTGTctggcttttcctttcttttgggctggttttttttccttccatcctgATTTACAGATTTTTGCCACTGGTCACAAATGTGATCCTGGAAGGAGCCTAGGTGCATAAATGCTTGCCTGGATCCTACacatggggcagcagcagagggctcCGAAAAGCACCACGGTGTGATGGGTTGTCTGAGCAGTGTGTGGGGGTGTGAGAGTCCCAGCAGAAATGTGTGCCTTGCGTGTGGgtttgcagcacagggcagggctgggagcgagctctgcccttgctgacagccgtgctggcagccaggagagcccctgGCTTTCTGCTGGCTGATTTCTCACAGCTCCTGAGATAAGCCAGGGTCAGAGCGTGAGGGCACCTCCCCCACATCCCCTCACTTGGTGCCTTCTGGTTTTCTGTGTTCATGTTTTGTCTCAAAGATCATTTTGTAAGAGCTTCAGTTTCACCTTGGTCACCCAAATCCCGAGTTTAAAAGGCTTGTCATGTGAACCATGTAGGCAGTGTCCCCCCCGTGCTCCATGTCCTTTGGGAGTGGAGAATGAGAGTTCTTGTATCCCTGATGTGATTGCAGCCAAATAGTGAGTGATCTTTGggttcctttctttctgtgtttgtgcTCAGGCAGTGTCCCCCCCGTGCTCCATGTCCTTTGGGAGTGGAGAATGACAGTTCTTGTATCCCTGATGTGATTGCGGCCAAATAGTGAGTGATCTTTGGGctcctttctttctgtgtttgtgcTCAGGATGATGTTAGTGTTGCCCCTGAGTCTTCAGGAGGTGagcctgcagcagaggaagcctCATCTGGCacggagagctgcaggaacagttccCCAGAGCCCGaggagcctggtaaggacagagccccccttggtttagagaggtgtgagatggctgctccgagcctgcctctggcagcaagggagatgagcagagttgagctcctgtctgcagggctggtgcttcctgGTGCCTTTAGCTCAAATCCTGCACGGGCACAAcctccccgagccctgccctccacacttctccagaggctctgacactgagtcctctgctgtggcaagggagcagggaataaaGCTGGCCTTGTGGAGTTGtgtcaccaagctgggtgtcccAGTTTGGTTCATgactcagctcccagcagccttcagcttcagccatttcagtgggcactgaggtctctctgtcaCTGAGACTGTCTGTGTTTCAAGCTCAAGACTTTGCTGAGGCTTTATCAGGATACTTAAATACTTTACACAGTTCAGTTTTGAAACCCTTGGAAGAATCCCTTTTCTTTAAAGAGCAggcttcaaattgccaagtgagaGTTTGCCTTTCAGGCCATCTTTGACAGTGCCTGCTAGAAGGACAATTGGTGCTCAAGGAACACGTGCACAAGGGCCAAtattgactcagtgttccctttgcttcccagatccCATGTGATCGACCTCTCCAGGAGGGCTGGCCTGTGTagcaggaagagacagagggagagccTGGAACATCGGGCAAGTTGAATTCCTCTGTCTCTAGTTATATTTATAGATGCATATAGTTATCTTTGTTTATCTAGGTAGTTGTATTTATAGATTTATGTAATTATATTTATGTATCTACACAGATAGAGATCTGCacagttaatttctttttcattttagatGTTTATCGTTATAGCTTTAGATGTGTTTTTGTAGGTGTGCACGTTTTCATTTATACGTGTGTATAATtacatgtacatatatatatttctaaatgcatatttctattttatatgGGGTTTTAGCTACATAGATTGATATGTGTGTGAGCCTCTTTTTAAGCTCTTACCCTGGTCTGCTTCCTCGCTCAcctctggcttttccccctgtgccccctgtgtcccctctccctgggctgggtccgagctggcggccgggccgggcgcagcagcagttccagccccgGATGTCCCTggagtgctgggagctgccggtggccccaggcactgtcccctgaggagctgctgaaggacggtgagactgagggggctgagggggctgagggggcggtggcgctgaagggacggtgaccctgagctgctgctggggctgagggctgtggggcagcccagggccatggtggcactgaggtgacaggcaagtggcacaggctgagggggtggcgggtctaaggggacgggatgggtcagaagggactgagggaggtgagaggactgtgaggggctggagaagctgaagggggctgggggtttggcgagagcatggcggggctgaggggatggaggggccagcagggagcacagagggctccgggactgcagctctgccaggccttggaaccaattccagagcctccacttttgccacagctgcaatGAAGACCACGAGGACCGCCGGAGACTgccgggagccagcagggagaagccgagggccagcagcaggagcagggagcgaggccctgctgctgccagcctggagagagcccgggtgaggccccagggccggggaggcagggtggggctgaggctggcgtgggctgtggccgtgggccctgcccgtgctggggctgctcagcgcagctgccccggctggcacaggggctgtccttgggcaaggcagctgtgccggcagggcccgggagctgtgccggctctgccgggctgccggggctgcgggacggtcccgccgcggctgcgctcaccacagcccggcccgctcggctgctttctctttctgaccctcctggggaggctctgacatttcctcttccctgatggaagtgcagctgctgccaagggaaacgtgcccctactgactcagtgttccctttgcttcccagatgtcccatctgctgtccctgtccaggagagctgctctgcctggaggaGGAGACCGAGGGAGCGGCTTCAAAGATGGGGcagctgagattcctctgctTCGAGTTCCATTTAAAGAGTCTGGACTTGCACATAGAGAGGGATATGTACATATGTAGGCTTCTATTTGTATGGGAATATTCCTATATGTATGTtattatatttatgttttttttggATGTATTACATgtatatgtatgcatatatttacatatatgtTTATAATTACAACTATGTGTACATATATGTGTCTCAGTATACATGTATGTTGTTGTATCTGTTTAATTTCCTAGGTTTACAGCTCTGTAGGTATCTATTTGTGTTTATGCAGTTATAGGTATATGTATCTTTAAATGTTGTATTGGAATTTGTATTGGTCGATATgtctatttttatatttttaatgtatattgatctatttctttctatttaaTGATATTTACATATGCGTCTAGATGTATAGCCGTATGTTTGTATTGATACAGTTGGGTGTATGTTTGGATTGATGATATTTTTATACTTATAGATAAGTTTGTTTTATATATCTACtgatatacatatatattgtATGTAATATGTAATGTTTATATTTACATCTGTAgatttttatacttttatatgtatttatatagaTGTTATATATCTGTGTATTTAATTGCATTTCAACATGTATGAAGTGATGTAGTTGTATAATTCTATCTATTGTATTCTTAGTGTAGGGCTGTTTAGAGAGCAAATGcacatttttgtatttctgtatGGACTGTCTGTATTGCTTGTAGTAATATGTAATAAATTAAGTTAAGTCCTTAAACACCTAATTAATCTTTGTGTATAGTGAGTTGTTGCAGAGAGTGGCAATAAATAAGTGTTTCTTATCTGAAGCTGGTATTGTATATTTTTACACAGACTGGTTGTAATAATCTCATAAATTCCTGGGTTTTACCTAAATTTAGATTTGTATACTTCTGTGTTTTCAGCACGGGTGTAGCAATTTGTaagaaatgacatttttccactgaaacttattttcatgtatttgtcCATCAGCAGTGCAGCTGTAGCAATCTGCAAGAAATGCCATTTGTCAGCTGCGATGGGGGTTTTGTGATTTGTGCTACCccaagccatgagcagatggaaatgctgcaggatttgggccatggaaatctccggccatgcccagcacatgccccacctgcactcaggctgggcacgggaagcgcagatttgggatggcagcagagccacacgttggctcagcactggctgctaaggcctgctgagaaaactccgggACTCCACTGGGAGCAGAACTCCTGCTCTGTGGATATGCAGATAATTCAGTCCATGTTTGGCTCtttacagacagacacacacagagagctgtAGGCAGCGCTCAGTAACCCGTGACATACTCGATTGTGGGAACTGAAATGGATATTTCTCTGTTTATAGATAGGGGCAGCAGAGTGGTGCCATTCTGCAGCCACCTTGTATCAGGCAGTGGTCGCTCTGTCTAAGCAGTGCAGTTGCAGCAGTCTGTAATGAATTTCCCTTTTCAACTGACATTGGCTTTGGGGCACTTCTCGTTTCCGTGATGAGCGACCACATCAATGTTTGTCCCTATTTCTTCACTGATCCTGAAGCTTTGACGAGTGTGTGACAGGCCATGGCACCCAATTTCTCACAGGTGTGTCCAGCTGTGGGTAAGAGACCTGTCTTGTCTGTGAAACATCCATCTGAGGGTATTTGTCTGAGAGTTGTGGTCCATCTCCAGAACCCCCTCAGGCAGCACCCTGGCtagggaggggaaaaatgtaAGGGGATTTAtggcatttcttctcttttatcaTGTATTT
Encoded here:
- the LOC135290080 gene encoding serine/arginine repetitive matrix protein 1-like, coding for MAELPLPAGLSASAFPAKLWRLVNSPRVRSVRWDSRTQGLLVDRSLFERELLSPGPAPGGGGAGAGPVPRPFRATQFSSFVRQLYRYGFRRVPGWLGAAAPGDAGGWLHFSSPCFRRDRPDLLLRLRRRSAADRRRPAAGREGRRRPPCGSRQLPGARPLPDGRHGRGRFQPLPRERPPLPPGRPPSGFLLLQRERTLPDGRELRSPRPGRLQQRPGERPLLARRPPCSFHLLHRDRPVPARREGPSRFQELYGERPPPAQREVLAIPPCELFGLHGEPLLPLGREGPPSRLQELYGGQLPPLDREVLRLQPCSFQQLHREQQPPAFDPRATPGTSAPSAPAGSAACAASTASSSGHNAPGAEGWPPADLGLAIEKMIREIRRSLPERSPSAQDDVSVAPESSGGEPAAEEASSGTESCRNSSPEPEEPDPM